In Scylla paramamosain isolate STU-SP2022 unplaced genomic scaffold, ASM3559412v1 Contig87, whole genome shotgun sequence, one genomic interval encodes:
- the LOC135098851 gene encoding salivary glue protein Sgs-3-like — MTLLAVLTSPPPTPPTRPRQRPSSSRHVGRGAGEKGGRLDRCSQETKRGATPPYTTPHHTTPHHTIPETKENKTKQTKTKTSPYHIRPGKTTTDKKTKEGAATDQATPNHTRPNKTKQGQTRPDKTRQDMVRQHRTTPHNTRPHHTTPHHTKYNGEAAIMGTDKELATPATEITQRQRPH; from the exons ATGACTCTCCTTGCGGTGCTGACCTCGcccccccccacgccccccactCGCCCCCGTCAGAGACCATCCTCAAGTC GCCACGTGGGGCGGGGAGCAGGTGAAAAAGGGGGCAGGCTGGACAGGTGTTCCCAG GAGACCAAAAGAGGAGCAACGCCACcctataccacaccacaccacaccacaccacaccacaccataccagaaacaaaagaaaacaagacaaaacaaactaaGACAAAAACAAGCCCATACCATATAAGACCAGGAAAGACCACAACAGACAAGAAGACTAAAGAAGGCGCCGCGACAGACCAAGCCACACCAAACCACACcagaccaaacaaaacaaaacaaggccaAACAAGAccagacaaaacaagacaagacatgGTAAGACaacaccgcaccacaccacacaacaccagaccacaccacaccacaccacaccacacgaaG TACAACGGAGAGGCGGCAATCATGGGAACTGATAAGGAATTGGCCACACCAGCGACAGAGATAACACAACGCCAAAGACCTCACTGA